The following is a genomic window from Pirellulales bacterium.
CGTCACGGGCAGCATGCGCGATATCACTGAGAACCGCCGTATTGCCGAGAAATTGCAGGAGAGCGAAGCGCATTGGCGATCGCTCGTCGAAAACGCTCCCGACATCATTACCGTCGTTGCACCGGACGGAACGATTCAGTTCATGAACCGCGATTGGCGTGGGATTACCGAGGCGCGATCGCTTGGCCGCGACCTGATCTCGCTGGCGCCGCACGACCAGCGCAAAACGATGCGCAGTACGATCGAAGAAGTCATCCGCTCGGGCCAGTCAGGACGCTTCGAGTTGACGTTGCCCGGCGCCGACGGCAAATTGTGTTGGTATGCCAGCCGTGTCGGGCCAGTGCATCGAGCCGATGGCGTCACGGCCTTGATCATCATCACCACCGACATCACGTTCCGCAAACGCGCCGAGGAGGAACGCGAACAGTTCGTTGCCACGATCGAAAACAGCAGCGACTTCATCGGCATGGCCGACGCATCGGGAAAATTTCTACACGTCAATCCGGCGGGTTGCGAGCTGATCGGCTTGCGCGATCAGCCGAGCGTGAGAGAAATGTCGCTGGCCGATATCTATGCGGCCGATTGCCGGGCGCGGTACTCCGATGAAATCCTGCCGCTGGTGCAGGCCGAGGGGCGTTGGTCGGGCGAAATCCGCTTTCGCAACCTGCTCACCGGACACGCGATCGACGTTCATCAAAAGATCTTTCTTGTGCCCTACCCGCAATCCGGCGCGCCGCTGTGCCTGGCAACGATTTCCCGCGACATCGGCTCTCGGAAGCGGCACGAGGCGGCGCTGCGGCAAGAGCAATCGCTGTTGCGCAAGCTGCTTGATTTGCACGAACGGGACCGTCAGCTCGTCGCCTACGAGATCCACGACGGGATGGCCCAGGAAATGGCGGCAGCGGTGATGCATTTTCAGGCATTCCAGCACACGGCCACGGAAATGCCGGAATGGAAAGAATTCGAGCGCGGCTTGAACCTGCTCCGCGAAGCGGTGCAAGAAGCCCGGCGGCTGATCAGTGGATTGCGTCCGCCGGTGTTGGATGAATTCGGAGTGATTACGGCGATCGAATACCTCGTCAACGAGTTTCGGTCCGAGGTGCCAGACATCCGATTTGTCCACCACACCAAATTTGGCCGGCTTGCCGCGCCGCTGGAAAGCGCGATCTTTCGCGTGGTGCAAGAAGCGCTCTCGAATATCCGCCGCCATAGCGGGAGCCGCCGCGCCAAGATCGAGCTCTTCGAGCATGGCCAGCAGGTGCGATTGGTCGTGCGCGATTGGGGAAAGGGCTTCGATCCGGCGAAGGTCCGCGAAGGGAGTTTCGGCTTGCAAGGCATTCAGCAGCGCGGCCGCCTCCTGGGAGGCAAGGCAAGCATCGAAAGCCGCCCGGGCCAAGGAACAACCGTGGTCGTCGATTTCCCGCTGATTCTCGATCGTAGCGAAACGGATGCGGCCGGCCGCGCGGAAGAGGGCTCATAGTGCCGGTGGTGATCGTGCCTCATTGCATCGCCAGGATTTCGGCGGCGGCGCGATAGCCGCTGGCCAACGCGCTGGCCACCGTGCCGCCGAAGCCCGATTCCGTCGCCTCGCCGGCGAAGAACAGTGTGCCGGCAACCGGTTGCGATAGTTCTCTCGTGGCATCGCTCCCGCCGACCATGACGTAGCTGTAGGCGCCCCGGGCAAATGGATCGGCCGGCCAATTGGCCACGTGTGCAGAGCGGAGCCGGCGTTCGATTCCGCCGCGCGGCATGCCGAGGCCCCGCGCGATTGCGGCGAGTCCTTCGGCGAGGATAGCTGCGTCGGAAAGCTCGGAAAGACGATCGGCCAGCGGACCGCCCGACCATCCCGTGAGCACCGGCACATGCTGCGGCAAAAGCGTCCACCAGGTGGGAAACAGTTCGTCGGGCAAGTATAAGAACGA
Proteins encoded in this region:
- a CDS encoding PAS domain S-box protein — protein: MNILVVSESPDLRSELQSRFDRGGLTASYGTHDDAILAGGQVALPALVVLDSAAGNPWALCRRIRDRAGNMALIWVIVRESGSEALGAALAAGADDCFALPSDVPRLDLRLAAATRQISALAEVGRVKMEMRESIERWSLAQRGARGGVWDARPGKLPLDSPEAPVWYSSEMKQLLGYSEEEFPDRLGSWLSRVHPDEARSVMHAILHCLEDKSEFEIEYRLRTKKGDYIWVNSRGQAILDAEGQIVRVTGSMRDITENRRIAEKLQESEAHWRSLVENAPDIITVVAPDGTIQFMNRDWRGITEARSLGRDLISLAPHDQRKTMRSTIEEVIRSGQSGRFELTLPGADGKLCWYASRVGPVHRADGVTALIIITTDITFRKRAEEEREQFVATIENSSDFIGMADASGKFLHVNPAGCELIGLRDQPSVREMSLADIYAADCRARYSDEILPLVQAEGRWSGEIRFRNLLTGHAIDVHQKIFLVPYPQSGAPLCLATISRDIGSRKRHEAALRQEQSLLRKLLDLHERDRQLVAYEIHDGMAQEMAAAVMHFQAFQHTATEMPEWKEFERGLNLLREAVQEARRLISGLRPPVLDEFGVITAIEYLVNEFRSEVPDIRFVHHTKFGRLAAPLESAIFRVVQEALSNIRRHSGSRRAKIELFEHGQQVRLVVRDWGKGFDPAKVREGSFGLQGIQQRGRLLGGKASIESRPGQGTTVVVDFPLILDRSETDAAGRAEEGS